A genomic window from Triticum urartu cultivar G1812 chromosome 7, Tu2.1, whole genome shotgun sequence includes:
- the LOC125519418 gene encoding uncharacterized protein LOC125519418 yields the protein MESRSGRRPLRSSAQIGGAAPVELSPGRRLRFAQPQLCSTSGGGGEPDRISSLPQELLLLIIAVMGCAATAARTSVLSRRWRDLWTHLRQIVFHNLAPSIAAAVRRVRGPPAAVSLLEVRIPNASRHPWPVGATASRLLRDAVRLQPEEIVLSFPWSVESEGGPNLVRLPCFRRTKSLMLERLLFYCPDGEFTALRTLSISYGLGGLHSLLPRCPHLRVLSLKFVNDGYGLVQNGFISLHLPSLQQLFLETRILHTDAVDIVAPLLKRLTVSVGAYKVVSGISISAPMLDKVSWEWRYFEAGSILQFGPWRLHRLWIHTGERQGQVPSLHIHASHSWFISDEDNFAHKLEKHMVAADFSLLELRLLKAGHVFGALVFHLLGITRISRGLQRLKIVLERSMLKGKCPPRCPCEPTNWRSQTISLTALEQVEINGFQGQEHEFDLLELILKCAPVLKKMILHLSQEATSNNSASAKIYDIWSRAYSSVECYVYERSDFFGPSTPNMYFSKSSCFKFYCNNNSSSKTHKIIFCSKSYYYNQCENTIF from the exons ATCCGGGCGTCGTCCCCTCCGTTCATCCGCGCAGATTGGTGGTGCTGCTCCCGTGGAGCTGAGCCCCGGGCGTCGCCTGCGTTTTGCGCAGCCACAGCTCTGTAGtacaagcggcggcggcggcgaaccgGATCGCATCAGCTCCCTCCCGCAGGAGCTCCTCCTCCTCATAATCGCCGTCATGGGATGCGCTGCCACGGCCGCGCGCACCAGCGTCCTCTCCCGCCGGTGGCGCGATCTCTGGACGCATCTCCGCCAGATCGTCTTCCACAACCTCGCGCCGTCGATTGCAGCGGCGGTCCGCCGTGTCCGTGGCCCCCCGGCCGCGGTCTCCCTCCTGGAAGTCCGCATCCCCAACGCCAGCAGGCATCCCTGGCCCGTCGGCGCCACGGCCAGCAGGCTGCTCCGCGATGCCGTGCGACTGCAGCCGGAGGAGATCGTCCTCAGCTTCCCGTGGAGCGTCGAATCTGAAGGCGGGCCGAACCTCGTGCGGCTGCCGTGCTTCCGGCGGACCAAATCCCTGATGCTGGAAAGGCTTCTCTTCTACTGCCCCGACGGCGAGTTCACCGCACTCCGGACGCTGTCCATCTCCTACGGCCTGGGCGGCCTCCACAGCTTGCTCCCCCGATGCCCGCACCTCCGCGTGCTCAGCCTCAAGTTTGTCAACGATGGCTACGGACTTGTCCAGAATGGGTTCATCTCACTCCACTTGCCATCGCTGCAGCAACTTTTCCTTGAAACCCGCATACTACACACAGATGCAGTCGACATCGTCGCCCCTCTGCTGAAGCGACTGACGGTGTCTGTAGGCGCTTACAAGGTGGTCAGCGGCATCTCCATCTCGGCGCCAATGCTGGACAAGGTGTCGTGGGAGTGGCGGTACTTTGAGGCCGGGAGCATTCTCCAGTTTGGGCCTTGGAGACTCCACAGGTTGTGGATACACACAGGAGAGAGGCAGGGACAGGTTCCTTCGCTCCACATTCATGCATCCCAT AGCTGGTTTATTTCCGATGAAGACAACTTTGCGCACAAGTTAGAGAAGCACATGGTTGCTGCTGATTTCTCCCTTTTGGAGCTACGTCTCCTAAAAGCCGGACATGTTTTTGGAGCACTGGTGTTTCATCTCCTCGGGATTACTCGTATTTCGAGAGGTCTACAGAGGCTTAAGATCGTCCTAGAGAGATCGATG CTGAAAGGGAAATGCCCGCCACGCTGTCCATGTGAACCCACAAACTGGAGATCTCAAACTATCTCCTTGACTGCTCTCGAGCAAGTGGAAATCAATGGCTTCCAAGGACAGGAACATGAGTTTGATTTACTGGAATTAATACTCAAATGTGCGCCAGTGCTTAAAAAAATGATACTGCATCTGTCACAGGAGGCCACATCTAATAATAGTGCAAGCGCAAAAATATATGACATCTGGAGCAGGGCCTATTCTTCAGTGGAATGCTATGTTTATGAGAGGTCTG ATTTTTTTGGACCAAGTACCCCCAACATGTACTTCTCTAAGAGCTCATGCTTCAAGTTCTACTGCAACAATAACTCCTCCTCCAAGACCCATAAGATCATCTTCTGCTCCAAGAGCTACTACTACAACCAGTGCGAGAACACCATATTCTGA